A window from Thiosulfatimonas sediminis encodes these proteins:
- a CDS encoding bifunctional acetate--CoA ligase family protein/GNAT family N-acetyltransferase, which translates to MQPHYLTQLFNPRSVAIFGASDRPESVGGTAFHNLLTAGFAGQIYAINPKHKQVQGQECYASLDEVNQAIDLAIVATPSHTAIDILKACGAANVPFVVILSAGFEDEAGKQLQQTLVRTAQKLGIRIMGPNCLGFIRPKIGLNATFSKNQATHGKLALVSQSGALCTSVLDWAESNQIGFSLVASTGDAADLDFGEILDYLATDAQTHSILLYIEGITDARHFLSGLRKAARNKPVILLKSGRMPEGTKAAISHTGALAGSDDIFNAAIERTGVVRAKTISQLFSAAKTLSYDLNIKQKRLVIVTNGGGPGVLATDLAAELGLQMPELSVATLESLNAILPAHWSHNNPIDILGDATPQRYRQAIEICLEDRSIDAILVLLTPQAMTDPTAIAEAVIEMQKHHQHKKPLLTVWMGDKLVGPAREAFNKAQIPTFRTPEAAVEAMHFLSQYHHNQALLQQVPEPNETAKCDLQAAQLIIHHALHEGRNLLNTMETKAVLKAFHIPVTPAIIAHSAAEALVAAENIGFPVVLKVSSDKITHKSDSGGVALNIQNPHELQHSYDSMLKQLAKHYPDDAIHSVSVEPMANLPFARELIVGVSRDPVFGPAIAFGSGGTMVEILKDSASALPPLNEFIARRMITSTKVSKMLGDYRHLPAVKMSQLVDILMNLSKMVSELPEIIELDLNPVLANHEQVLAVDARIRIERASKSTVPYSHMAIHPYPSNLEKHLSSPSGLEICIRPIRAEDAKLETEFVASLSEHTKFLRFMQSVKSLSQEMLVRFTQIDYDQEMAFIAYTEVDDKQIELGVTRYSINPDGKTAEFALVVRDDYQHQGIGSQLLECLIEDARRKGLDKLNGEVLKQNAGMLTLAQQFGFSLAPCAEDSGLMLVEKKL; encoded by the coding sequence ATGCAACCCCATTATTTAACACAACTCTTTAATCCACGTTCAGTGGCGATTTTTGGTGCCAGTGACCGCCCTGAATCCGTTGGTGGCACAGCGTTTCATAATCTGCTCACTGCCGGTTTTGCAGGGCAAATCTATGCCATTAATCCTAAACACAAGCAAGTACAGGGTCAAGAATGCTACGCCTCTTTAGATGAGGTAAATCAAGCGATTGATTTAGCCATTGTCGCCACGCCAAGCCATACGGCTATCGATATTTTAAAAGCGTGCGGAGCAGCGAATGTGCCGTTTGTGGTGATACTCTCAGCCGGTTTTGAAGACGAAGCCGGTAAACAGTTACAACAAACGCTGGTGAGAACCGCGCAGAAACTCGGCATTCGCATCATGGGGCCAAACTGTCTGGGTTTTATCCGTCCCAAAATTGGCCTGAACGCCACTTTCAGTAAAAACCAGGCAACCCACGGTAAACTTGCGCTGGTTTCCCAAAGCGGCGCACTTTGCACTTCGGTTTTAGATTGGGCGGAAAGCAATCAAATCGGCTTTTCACTGGTCGCATCCACTGGGGATGCCGCAGATTTAGATTTTGGTGAAATTCTTGATTACTTAGCGACCGATGCACAGACCCACAGCATTTTGCTTTATATCGAGGGCATTACCGATGCGCGCCATTTTCTCAGCGGCTTGCGCAAAGCGGCACGCAATAAACCGGTGATTTTGCTCAAATCCGGACGTATGCCGGAGGGCACTAAAGCCGCGATTTCACACACTGGCGCTCTGGCTGGCTCAGATGATATTTTTAATGCCGCAATTGAACGAACTGGTGTGGTGCGCGCTAAAACAATTAGCCAACTTTTTTCAGCCGCAAAAACCCTATCCTACGATTTAAACATCAAGCAAAAACGCTTAGTAATTGTCACTAACGGTGGCGGCCCTGGCGTTTTAGCCACCGACTTGGCTGCCGAACTGGGTCTGCAAATGCCGGAACTGAGTGTCGCAACCTTAGAATCCTTGAATGCCATTTTGCCAGCACATTGGTCGCACAATAACCCGATTGATATTCTTGGTGACGCCACACCGCAACGCTATCGACAAGCGATTGAAATTTGTCTAGAAGACCGCAGTATTGATGCGATTTTAGTGCTGCTTACTCCGCAAGCGATGACTGATCCAACCGCGATAGCCGAAGCGGTAATTGAAATGCAAAAACACCATCAACATAAAAAACCGTTGTTAACCGTTTGGATGGGCGATAAGTTAGTGGGGCCAGCACGCGAGGCGTTTAATAAAGCGCAAATTCCAACTTTCCGTACGCCGGAAGCGGCCGTCGAGGCGATGCACTTTCTTAGCCAATATCACCATAACCAAGCTTTGTTACAACAGGTTCCAGAACCAAACGAAACCGCCAAATGTGACTTACAAGCCGCGCAATTAATCATTCATCACGCCTTACATGAAGGCCGTAACCTACTCAACACCATGGAAACCAAAGCGGTGCTGAAAGCCTTCCATATTCCGGTCACGCCGGCAATCATTGCGCATTCCGCTGCGGAAGCTTTAGTGGCAGCCGAGAACATTGGGTTCCCTGTTGTTTTAAAAGTGTCTTCCGACAAAATCACTCATAAATCCGATAGCGGTGGCGTGGCATTAAATATCCAAAACCCGCACGAACTGCAACACAGTTATGACAGCATGCTCAAACAACTGGCGAAGCACTACCCAGACGATGCAATTCACAGCGTGAGCGTTGAGCCAATGGCAAATCTGCCATTCGCACGCGAACTCATTGTTGGCGTTAGCCGCGATCCCGTGTTTGGGCCGGCGATTGCATTTGGTTCTGGCGGCACTATGGTTGAAATTCTAAAAGACAGTGCGAGCGCTCTGCCGCCACTTAATGAATTTATTGCGCGACGCATGATTACCAGTACCAAGGTCAGTAAAATGCTTGGCGATTATCGCCATTTACCGGCGGTAAAAATGTCGCAACTGGTTGATATTTTAATGAATTTATCAAAAATGGTTAGCGAGTTACCGGAAATCATCGAACTGGATTTAAACCCCGTTTTGGCCAACCACGAACAGGTGTTAGCAGTGGACGCACGCATTCGCATCGAACGGGCCAGCAAGAGTACCGTGCCCTATTCGCATATGGCCATTCACCCCTATCCTTCCAATCTGGAAAAACACCTTAGCAGTCCATCCGGTTTAGAAATCTGTATTCGTCCGATTCGTGCCGAAGATGCCAAATTGGAAACCGAGTTTGTCGCTAGTCTTTCAGAACACACTAAATTCCTACGGTTTATGCAAAGCGTTAAATCGCTCAGTCAAGAAATGTTAGTGCGTTTCACGCAAATTGATTATGACCAAGAGATGGCGTTTATCGCTTACACCGAAGTGGACGACAAACAGATTGAACTGGGCGTGACCCGCTACAGCATTAATCCAGATGGTAAAACAGCGGAATTTGCACTCGTCGTGCGCGATGACTATCAACACCAAGGCATCGGCTCACAACTACTGGAATGTCTGATTGAAGACGCACGCCGTAAAGGCCTTGATAAACTCAATGGTGAAGTTCTAAAACAAAACGCCGGAATGTTAACCCTAGCACAACAGTTTGGCTTTAGCCTCGCGCCCTGTGCGGAAGACAGCGGTTTAATGCTGGTTGAGAAAAAACTGTAA
- a CDS encoding histone deacetylase family protein: MYLYISHPLCKEHDNGQGHPENLQRISVIEDQLIAQGLLDFMLMRQARQATQADILRVHTLEMWDFLHQMQPKEGQSVVQLDSDTALSAHSITAARYAAGAVLDGVDALLKESASGVFCNVRPPGHHAEVTRAMGFCLFNNVAVGAAYALQKHGLERVTVLDFDVHHGNGTESFAQKETRLQFISSYQHGIYPYPRTESEYPNIFKIPMNSGTEGGEFLQRWQTQAWPKIREFRPQLILISAGFDAHFKDPLADLQLVDHDYVLWANSLLKLVAEIGNPPILSVLEGGYEKHALATSAGAYIKAMAQF, from the coding sequence ATGTACCTATATATTAGCCATCCCTTGTGCAAAGAACATGACAACGGACAAGGACACCCCGAAAACTTGCAAAGAATTAGCGTAATCGAAGATCAATTGATTGCCCAAGGTCTGCTCGATTTTATGCTTATGCGTCAAGCACGGCAGGCAACTCAAGCAGATATCTTACGAGTGCACACCTTGGAAATGTGGGATTTTCTGCATCAAATGCAGCCCAAAGAAGGTCAATCAGTGGTGCAACTCGATTCGGATACGGCGCTGTCGGCGCATTCGATTACCGCGGCGCGCTATGCGGCAGGTGCGGTGTTGGATGGCGTGGACGCTTTATTGAAGGAATCCGCGAGTGGTGTTTTTTGCAATGTTCGTCCGCCGGGCCATCATGCGGAAGTCACTCGGGCTATGGGGTTTTGTCTGTTTAATAATGTTGCGGTTGGTGCAGCTTATGCGCTGCAGAAGCATGGTTTGGAAAGGGTGACAGTTTTAGACTTTGATGTCCATCACGGCAATGGCACCGAAAGTTTTGCGCAGAAAGAAACACGTTTGCAGTTTATTTCCAGTTATCAGCACGGTATTTATCCTTATCCCCGCACTGAAAGTGAGTATCCGAATATTTTCAAAATACCGATGAACAGCGGAACGGAAGGGGGCGAGTTTTTGCAACGCTGGCAAACCCAAGCGTGGCCAAAAATCCGTGAATTTAGACCGCAGTTAATTTTGATTTCTGCTGGGTTTGATGCCCATTTTAAAGACCCGCTGGCGGATCTTCAGTTAGTCGATCATGATTATGTTTTGTGGGCAAATTCATTGCTTAAATTGGTGGCTGAAATTGGTAATCCGCCGATTTTATCGGTGTTAGAAGGGGGCTACGAAAAACATGCGCTCGCGACCAGTGCTGGTGCCTATATCAAAGCAATGGCGCAATTTTAA
- a CDS encoding VWA domain-containing protein, whose product MSLSAYLANFEFIWPWLFAFLPLPWLLRILLRPAAQNQSTLFAPNIVARVRHSLPSEHLVEPQYPRYRVPFGFAVLWLLLIIAAARPVWFLESTPFQQSGKEMMLAVDLSGSMRRADMYLGGENVDRLEAVKTVVAQFIEQRQGDRMGLVVFGSQAFLLSPLTYDLQTVKTLLNESQIGMAGRNTAIGDAIGLTLKHLRKTGQQHAVLILLTDGSNTSGIDPLEAAKQAQKMHLKIYTIGVGQSRPNGAIMPSRTDMDEPTLSKIGEMTGGQFFRANDTAELQQIYQYINQLEAVQHDVFSYRLRSELFFWPLGAALLLSLLLAWLQLRKLGG is encoded by the coding sequence ATGAGCTTATCCGCCTACTTAGCAAACTTTGAATTCATCTGGCCATGGCTGTTTGCGTTCTTACCACTCCCGTGGTTACTGCGCATTTTGTTACGTCCAGCGGCGCAAAACCAAAGTACACTCTTTGCCCCCAATATCGTGGCGCGGGTCAGACATTCACTGCCCAGTGAGCACCTTGTAGAACCACAATATCCACGTTATCGCGTGCCATTTGGTTTCGCAGTACTGTGGTTACTCCTCATCATCGCAGCAGCACGTCCAGTCTGGTTTCTGGAATCCACCCCCTTTCAACAAAGCGGCAAAGAGATGATGCTAGCGGTCGATTTATCTGGCTCCATGCGCCGTGCGGATATGTATCTTGGCGGCGAAAATGTTGACCGCTTAGAAGCCGTAAAAACCGTGGTGGCACAATTCATTGAACAGCGTCAAGGCGACCGCATGGGTTTAGTGGTATTTGGCTCACAGGCGTTTCTGCTCAGTCCTCTAACTTACGATTTGCAGACGGTTAAAACCTTACTTAACGAGAGTCAAATCGGCATGGCCGGACGCAATACCGCCATCGGCGATGCGATTGGCTTAACCCTCAAACACCTGCGTAAAACAGGCCAGCAACACGCGGTTTTGATTCTCCTAACCGACGGTTCTAACACCAGCGGCATAGACCCACTTGAAGCGGCCAAACAAGCACAAAAAATGCACTTAAAAATCTACACCATCGGGGTTGGACAAAGTCGTCCAAATGGGGCAATTATGCCAAGCAGAACGGATATGGATGAGCCGACTCTCAGCAAAATCGGCGAAATGACCGGCGGACAATTTTTCCGCGCCAACGACACAGCTGAGTTACAGCAAATCTACCAATACATTAACCAGCTCGAAGCGGTGCAACACGACGTGTTCAGTTACCGTCTGCGCAGCGAACTGTTTTTTTGGCCGCTCGGTGCTGCCTTACTGCTAAGCTTGCTCTTGGCTTGGCTGCAACTGCGTAAGCTTGGAGGTTAA
- a CDS encoding AMP-binding protein, whose protein sequence is MKWLVKLLAKLFFKLLYRVEVKGLENYHAVDQTQQPMLIIANHVSLIDGPLLELFLPGKTTFMVDKGHTKKWHERWILGMGDYFTVDMHSPYAAKHMIEELRSGKQCMIFPEGRITTTGALMKIYDGTGMVAAKSNAAILPVHIDGALLSKFSYLDGTRFSFIKSFWFPKITLSIAPAQQLKVAKNMKGHQRHHVLTEQVASMMRLSAYLGTIEQQNLYAALLQAKAKFRAKAVCVEDINDQALSLKKIVLASKVLGRALHNALGDEKRVGLMLPNVAGMPASFFALQAYGYVPAMINFTAGNHAIRSACETAELRTIITSQRFIDAFELQPLVRELSSSVRFILLEEVRETIGIGAKLAGLFTAAGALPGAGVNPDSEAVVLFTSGSEGAPKGVVLSHQNIISNIEQISAMLNLLPGEQLFNALPTFHSFGLTAGMLWPILKGGKVFFYPSPMHYHQVPEMAYQKNARLIFGTDTFFSGYARKAHPYDFYSLRALVAGAERLRPETRQVYADKYHQPIFEGYGVTETAPVLSVNIPTAFRHGSVGQFLPMVEYRLEPVQGIEQGGRLFVKGPNIMLGYLKPDNPGVLQPPEGGWHDTGDIVEVDTDGFVWIRGRAKRFAKIGGEMVSLTAVETYINKCHPEGHHVVVSVADERKGEKLVLVTDDQSLSRQSVIDAAKKENVSELMIPKTVLLVEQVPMLGTGKTNYPAVQELVEQQLVK, encoded by the coding sequence ATGAAGTGGTTGGTGAAACTTTTAGCGAAACTATTTTTTAAACTATTGTATCGAGTGGAAGTAAAAGGGCTGGAAAATTATCATGCGGTTGACCAAACTCAGCAACCGATGTTGATTATCGCCAATCATGTTTCATTGATTGATGGGCCTTTATTGGAGTTGTTTTTGCCCGGAAAGACCACGTTTATGGTTGATAAAGGGCATACTAAAAAATGGCATGAGCGCTGGATTTTAGGAATGGGCGATTATTTTACGGTCGATATGCACAGTCCCTATGCCGCCAAACACATGATTGAAGAGTTACGTTCTGGTAAACAGTGCATGATTTTTCCGGAAGGGCGTATCACCACCACGGGTGCTTTGATGAAAATTTACGATGGTACCGGTATGGTCGCGGCAAAGAGTAATGCCGCCATTCTTCCGGTGCATATTGATGGTGCGCTTTTGAGTAAGTTTTCTTATTTGGACGGGACACGTTTTTCATTTATCAAGTCGTTCTGGTTTCCGAAAATCACTTTGAGTATTGCGCCAGCGCAACAGTTGAAAGTTGCTAAGAATATGAAAGGCCACCAACGTCATCATGTATTGACCGAACAGGTCGCAAGTATGATGCGTTTAAGTGCTTATTTGGGCACAATTGAGCAACAAAATCTGTATGCCGCGCTGTTGCAGGCAAAGGCCAAATTTCGCGCCAAAGCGGTCTGTGTAGAAGACATTAACGACCAAGCCTTAAGTTTGAAAAAAATCGTACTTGCCTCAAAAGTATTGGGCAGGGCTTTGCATAACGCTTTGGGTGATGAAAAGCGCGTTGGGCTGATGTTGCCAAATGTGGCCGGTATGCCAGCATCGTTTTTTGCCTTACAGGCCTATGGTTATGTGCCGGCGATGATTAACTTTACAGCGGGTAATCATGCGATTCGTTCCGCCTGCGAGACCGCTGAACTGCGAACCATCATCACTTCTCAGCGTTTTATCGATGCGTTTGAACTGCAACCACTGGTGCGTGAACTGTCTTCTTCGGTGCGTTTTATTTTGTTGGAAGAGGTGCGTGAAACCATCGGTATCGGTGCCAAATTGGCCGGTCTGTTTACAGCAGCGGGTGCTTTACCCGGCGCAGGCGTGAATCCGGATTCGGAGGCCGTTGTTCTGTTCACTTCCGGCTCGGAAGGTGCGCCCAAAGGGGTGGTGTTATCGCATCAGAATATTATTAGCAATATCGAGCAGATTTCTGCGATGTTGAATTTATTGCCAGGCGAACAGCTATTTAACGCTTTGCCGACGTTCCACAGTTTTGGTTTAACGGCTGGAATGCTATGGCCGATTTTGAAAGGTGGCAAGGTGTTTTTCTATCCATCACCGATGCATTATCATCAAGTTCCGGAAATGGCATATCAAAAAAATGCGCGTCTGATTTTCGGTACCGATACGTTCTTTTCTGGCTATGCTCGCAAAGCCCATCCTTATGATTTTTACAGCTTACGAGCTTTGGTTGCCGGTGCGGAACGGTTGCGTCCGGAAACTCGTCAAGTGTATGCCGATAAATATCACCAGCCGATTTTTGAAGGCTATGGCGTAACCGAAACAGCACCAGTGCTGAGTGTGAACATTCCGACAGCGTTCAGACATGGTTCTGTGGGACAGTTTTTGCCGATGGTTGAATACCGTTTAGAACCCGTTCAGGGAATTGAACAGGGCGGCCGTCTGTTTGTCAAAGGGCCAAATATTATGCTCGGTTATCTTAAGCCAGATAATCCGGGGGTATTGCAGCCACCGGAAGGGGGCTGGCATGATACCGGCGACATTGTTGAAGTGGATACCGATGGATTTGTATGGATACGCGGCCGTGCCAAACGCTTCGCAAAAATTGGCGGCGAAATGGTATCGCTGACCGCGGTCGAAACCTATATTAACAAGTGCCACCCTGAAGGACACCATGTGGTGGTCTCCGTTGCGGATGAGCGCAAAGGCGAAAAATTAGTTCTTGTAACCGATGATCAATCTTTAAGCCGTCAATCAGTTATTGATGCGGCTAAAAAGGAAAACGTTTCTGAACTGATGATTCCGAAGACCGTTCTGTTAGTCGAGCAAGTACCGATGCTTGGTACTGGCAAAACCAACTACCCAGCAGTACAAGAACTGGTTGAGCAGCAGTTGGTAAAATAG
- a CDS encoding VWA domain-containing protein, producing the protein MLGFDVTFLRPWWFLALLPAAWLLWKAWQVKAKQGAWHQIIAPQFRQLLLSSPQNQSVLGQRLFLMVLAFIWLLITLALAGPSLKSVEIPAQKSQQGTVIVLDLSLSMLADDLSPNRLTQVRYKLTDLLSQHPEMPVGLVAYAGSAHTITPISEDNQTLLGLLPTLNPLIMPQYGSNPLAGFEQAKQLLEGAHVTQGQIIWISDDLETEQINRVQQWFAEHDYQLRILTVGTQQGAAINVPEHGLLRDANDQVIIAQLPAQRFAQLSQNLQVPIRSLQVQDEDLNWLLPTNFAATDAQQKQEKSVLHPLDEGAALLLILVPLIALLYRRGVLFSLFLIPFVAGLSSTPQTAYAQNANENRWEDLGSIFQSHNQQGYKAFQRENFQSAEALFEDKQWQASSLYRLGRYQEAARLFEQDKSAKGHYNRGNALAFSGDLPGAEKAYHQALKIDPNMQAAKDNLALISNLLQEQMQQLTKQNAQPQQTQTQPENSGQQQKGDQSTQGEQAERQQKSANSDGGQSEEQQPKNEQPSDVNNAEQNAEGQQKGQSHSDNPNQTNPQSVQGQESQNGQQAGSQQQGTQDANGNAGDSRTGQQTQPDVTQPNDSDSENKQQGSAGQLDEQPNQQDKPAQENTQIGGASRIMDDEQNDGIGGKNWEQQQATDAWLQQIPDQPGLFLQRKFDYQYKNQPSQKKPEKTW; encoded by the coding sequence ATGCTCGGATTTGACGTAACATTTCTACGTCCATGGTGGTTTTTGGCGCTGCTACCGGCAGCATGGTTGCTGTGGAAAGCTTGGCAAGTCAAAGCCAAACAAGGAGCATGGCATCAAATTATCGCACCGCAATTTCGTCAACTGCTATTGTCATCGCCGCAAAACCAATCCGTACTTGGACAGCGCCTATTCTTAATGGTTCTGGCGTTTATTTGGCTGTTAATCACTCTCGCTTTAGCTGGCCCGAGCCTAAAAAGCGTGGAAATTCCGGCACAAAAATCACAACAAGGCACGGTGATTGTTTTGGATTTATCTTTATCCATGCTGGCAGATGACCTTAGCCCCAATCGTTTAACCCAAGTACGCTACAAACTCACCGACCTACTCAGCCAACATCCGGAAATGCCGGTGGGACTGGTTGCCTACGCTGGCAGCGCGCATACCATTACGCCGATTTCCGAAGACAATCAAACCCTACTTGGCTTATTACCGACACTCAATCCATTAATCATGCCGCAATATGGCTCTAATCCGCTCGCCGGCTTTGAACAAGCCAAACAACTTCTGGAAGGCGCGCACGTCACCCAAGGACAGATTATCTGGATTAGCGACGACCTTGAAACCGAGCAAATCAATCGCGTACAACAATGGTTTGCCGAGCATGATTATCAACTGCGTATATTGACCGTTGGTACACAACAAGGCGCGGCGATCAATGTGCCGGAACATGGTCTGCTACGCGATGCCAACGACCAAGTGATTATCGCGCAACTGCCAGCGCAACGTTTTGCGCAACTCAGCCAAAATTTACAAGTGCCAATTCGCTCGCTGCAAGTGCAAGATGAGGATCTTAATTGGTTACTACCAACCAACTTTGCCGCTACCGATGCCCAACAAAAGCAGGAAAAAAGCGTGCTTCATCCTCTTGATGAAGGGGCTGCACTCTTGTTGATTTTAGTGCCGCTGATTGCCTTGCTGTATCGACGCGGCGTACTCTTTAGCCTTTTTCTTATCCCTTTTGTGGCTGGGCTAAGTAGCACACCGCAAACCGCTTATGCGCAAAACGCAAATGAAAACCGTTGGGAAGATTTAGGCAGTATCTTCCAATCGCATAATCAACAAGGCTACAAAGCGTTTCAGCGCGAAAACTTTCAATCCGCCGAAGCGCTATTCGAAGATAAACAGTGGCAAGCTTCCAGCCTATATCGACTAGGACGTTATCAAGAAGCGGCTCGGCTATTCGAGCAAGACAAAAGCGCGAAAGGACATTACAACCGCGGCAATGCACTGGCCTTTAGCGGCGATTTACCTGGCGCGGAAAAAGCCTATCACCAAGCGTTGAAAATCGACCCCAATATGCAAGCAGCAAAAGACAACTTAGCCCTTATCAGCAACCTGCTTCAAGAGCAAATGCAACAGCTAACTAAGCAAAATGCACAGCCGCAGCAAACTCAAACCCAACCGGAAAATAGCGGACAACAGCAAAAAGGCGATCAAAGCACACAAGGCGAGCAAGCGGAGCGACAACAAAAGAGTGCCAATAGCGATGGCGGCCAGAGCGAAGAGCAGCAACCGAAAAATGAGCAGCCATCAGACGTCAATAACGCCGAACAGAACGCCGAAGGCCAACAAAAAGGACAATCTCATTCGGATAATCCGAATCAAACTAACCCACAATCCGTGCAAGGCCAAGAATCGCAAAACGGCCAACAAGCCGGCTCGCAACAACAAGGCACACAAGACGCCAACGGCAATGCTGGGGATAGCCGTACCGGACAGCAAACGCAACCCGATGTAACCCAGCCAAATGACAGCGATAGTGAAAACAAACAACAAGGCAGTGCCGGACAACTTGACGAGCAACCAAATCAGCAAGATAAGCCAGCACAAGAAAATACACAAATAGGCGGGGCTTCGCGCATTATGGACGATGAGCAAAACGATGGCATCGGCGGCAAAAACTGGGAGCAACAACAGGCAACCGATGCTTGGCTGCAACAGATTCCCGATCAACCAGGGCTTTTCTTACAACGTAAGTTCGACTATCAATACAAAAACCAACCGAGTCAGAAAAAACCGGAGAAAACATGGTAA
- a CDS encoding BatD family protein codes for MVKTLFVFILALSLSSLAFADRLSMKVERDLIEQGDIISLWVEADFQTLGNTLEYRQLDENFEVLSRQRSNFYEFVNGVSSAKTRWHLRLLPKKTGKLIIPAVTLGDISSQSLIIEVKQANQSGTSNEQIAFMRAEVENAEGFVQQQFLYRLRLYYQGKMLPGTGNMRPPIFKDALSETLQDEQTYSTVIDGKNYTVHEWIYALFPQSSGELTIAPSQIRGLLNYNGHQKVIETESNAVTLTVKPAADLGQNYSNAQPWLPAASMLLESQWQTTPSDIKVGDSLSRVLTLQAYGLKASQLPVIEAPDGNGYKVYNQPAQSSEEKFASGVVSRIQITQNFVPTQAGEMRIPAYQLRWFNTANQAFETLQIEAQTFNIQAATGQVNYPTIDQTKPISQAAINQENTEKFDWLIWPLLTTIFAIAWVLTLIMWWLARGQKRQSSINPATAETEAANPALTQQQWCQAEDKTFYQHLRKHLLTELHIHHLAELKNRNADELRQKIQRFENNLYAPDAQTNKEMNQELKQQICTLIGKLKRPTESKKTWTKKTELQALYPKTKQRPS; via the coding sequence ATGGTAAAAACGCTATTCGTCTTTATCTTGGCTTTAAGCCTTAGTAGCTTAGCCTTTGCTGACCGCTTAAGCATGAAAGTGGAGCGTGACCTGATCGAGCAGGGCGATATTATTTCTCTTTGGGTCGAAGCCGATTTTCAAACCCTTGGTAATACCTTGGAATATCGACAACTCGACGAAAATTTTGAAGTACTGTCACGACAACGCAGCAATTTTTATGAGTTCGTCAATGGTGTCTCCAGCGCCAAGACACGTTGGCATTTACGCTTACTACCGAAAAAAACCGGCAAATTAATTATTCCAGCGGTAACGCTCGGCGATATCAGCAGTCAATCGCTCATTATCGAAGTCAAACAAGCCAATCAAAGCGGCACAAGTAACGAACAAATCGCCTTTATGCGCGCCGAGGTCGAAAACGCCGAAGGCTTTGTTCAACAACAATTTCTATACCGCTTGCGACTTTATTATCAAGGCAAAATGCTGCCTGGTACAGGCAATATGCGCCCGCCAATTTTTAAAGATGCGCTTTCTGAAACACTGCAAGATGAGCAAACCTACAGCACCGTGATAGACGGTAAAAACTACACCGTACATGAATGGATCTATGCGCTCTTTCCGCAAAGTAGTGGCGAACTCACCATCGCCCCTAGTCAAATTCGCGGCCTGTTAAATTATAACGGCCACCAGAAAGTGATTGAAACTGAATCCAATGCCGTTACTTTAACCGTCAAGCCGGCAGCAGATTTAGGGCAAAATTATTCCAACGCGCAACCATGGCTCCCTGCGGCATCAATGCTCTTGGAATCACAATGGCAAACCACGCCAAGCGACATCAAAGTCGGCGATAGCCTGAGCCGCGTGCTAACCTTACAAGCCTATGGGCTCAAAGCCAGTCAACTCCCAGTGATTGAAGCGCCGGATGGCAACGGTTATAAAGTGTATAACCAACCAGCGCAAAGTAGCGAAGAAAAATTTGCCAGCGGCGTGGTCAGCCGAATCCAAATCACCCAAAACTTTGTCCCCACCCAAGCGGGCGAAATGCGTATTCCGGCTTATCAGCTTCGCTGGTTCAACACAGCAAACCAAGCTTTTGAAACCTTGCAAATCGAAGCACAAACTTTCAATATCCAAGCCGCCACTGGGCAGGTCAACTATCCGACAATCGACCAGACTAAACCAATCAGCCAAGCCGCCATCAATCAAGAAAATACCGAAAAATTCGACTGGCTAATCTGGCCGTTGTTGACCACTATCTTCGCCATCGCATGGGTACTTACCTTAATAATGTGGTGGCTAGCGCGAGGTCAAAAACGCCAGTCATCAATCAACCCAGCCACTGCCGAAACCGAGGCCGCAAACCCAGCATTAACTCAACAGCAATGGTGCCAAGCAGAAGATAAAACTTTTTACCAACACCTGCGAAAACATCTTTTAACCGAGTTGCACATCCATCATTTAGCTGAGCTAAAAAACCGAAATGCAGACGAACTGCGGCAAAAAATTCAGCGTTTTGAAAACAACCTGTACGCACCAGATGCGCAAACCAATAAGGAAATGAACCAAGAACTAAAACAGCAGATTTGCACGCTCATCGGCAAGCTAAAACGACCGACTGAATCGAAAAAAACATGGACGAAAAAAACGGAGTTACAAGCACTGTATCCTAAGACAAAACAGCGCCCCTCTTGA